One region of Candidatus Saccharibacteria bacterium genomic DNA includes:
- the rplE gene encoding 50S ribosomal protein L5 codes for MAEATITKKPAKTAAKYVARLKNDYNTKFAAELQKELGLVNSHQVPKLEKIVVNVGLGKAKDDKKTIEAAKNTLRKVTGQEPVETVAKNSIAGFKLREGNMIGLKLTLRGERMYEFMDRLINIVLPRLRDFHGVSNKAFDKQGNFSLGLTDQSVFPELTFEETTTTHGMQAVFVVKCKDKAHSKALLQKFGMPFEKENSK; via the coding sequence ATGGCAGAAGCAACAATAACGAAAAAACCGGCAAAAACTGCTGCAAAATACGTTGCACGTTTAAAAAATGACTATAACACGAAATTTGCCGCCGAGCTTCAGAAAGAACTTGGGCTAGTGAACTCTCACCAAGTTCCTAAACTTGAAAAAATTGTGGTCAATGTCGGACTTGGTAAAGCCAAGGATGACAAAAAAACAATTGAGGCTGCCAAGAATACGCTTCGCAAAGTCACCGGACAAGAACCAGTGGAAACAGTTGCAAAAAACTCAATCGCTGGGTTTAAACTGCGCGAAGGCAATATGATTGGCCTCAAACTGACACTTCGCGGCGAGCGGATGTACGAGTTTATGGATAGGCTCATTAACATTGTGTTGCCGCGTCTGCGCGACTTTCATGGTGTAAGCAACAAGGCATTTGACAAGCAAGGAAACTTCAGCCTGGGCTTAACTGACCAAAGCGTTTTCCCTGAACTAACTTTTGAAGAAACAACCACGACACACGGCATGCAAGCGGTTTTTGTGGTGAAGTGCAAAGATAAAGCCCATAGCAAAGCGCTACTACAGAAATTTGGTATGCCGTTTGAAAAGGAGAATTCAAAATGA
- the rplX gene encoding 50S ribosomal protein L24, with protein sequence MRLKKGDVVQVLSGKYKGKQGKVLATHVTENKVTVEGINIVKKHQKPNQAHPQGGILEITKPIWVSKVSVVDPSTKKPSRIGFKLDKDGSKTRVYKASGNEIKSESAPKKTEAKKEAKVL encoded by the coding sequence ATTCGTCTAAAAAAAGGCGATGTTGTGCAAGTTTTAAGTGGAAAGTATAAAGGCAAGCAAGGCAAAGTATTGGCGACACATGTTACGGAAAATAAAGTAACCGTTGAGGGTATAAATATTGTCAAAAAGCACCAGAAACCCAACCAAGCTCACCCTCAGGGCGGTATTTTGGAAATAACTAAACCAATTTGGGTTAGTAAAGTTTCGGTGGTTGATCCTAGTACCAAAAAACCCAGCCGCATTGGCTTTAAGCTTGATAAAGATGGCAGTAAGACTCGCGTTTACAAAGCGAGTGGCAATGAGATCAAGAGTGAATCTGCGCCAAAAAAGACTGAAGCCAAGAAAGAAGCGAAGGTACTGTAA
- the rplN gene encoding 50S ribosomal protein L14 has protein sequence MVQQETRLVVCDNSGAKEILCIRVLGGTRRRYAKVGDVITATVKQASPTGTVKRKTVVRAVVVRTKKELKRKDGSTIKFDDNAAVIIGDDKNPKGTRIFGPVPRELRDMGYAKIISLAPEVL, from the coding sequence ATGGTTCAACAAGAAACAAGGCTGGTCGTTTGTGACAATAGCGGAGCAAAAGAAATTCTTTGCATCCGAGTCCTTGGCGGAACGAGACGACGTTACGCAAAAGTTGGCGATGTTATCACCGCAACCGTTAAACAAGCCAGTCCGACCGGAACCGTTAAGAGGAAAACAGTTGTGCGAGCCGTTGTTGTCCGTACTAAGAAAGAGCTAAAGCGCAAAGACGGTAGCACAATCAAATTCGACGACAATGCCGCAGTTATTATTGGGGATGACAAAAACCCTAAAGGGACGCGAATCTTTGGTCCAGTGCCAAGAGAGCTGCGCGACATGGGATATGCCAAGATTATTAGCCTTGCGCCGGAGGTACTATAA
- the rpsQ gene encoding 30S ribosomal protein S17, which produces MPKSITGVVSSNKTDKTIVITVREKKTHPLYRKQYTTSKKFMAHDENNEAQVGDTVVVVETRPISRRKHFTLQSIVEKAEVKHIETAVQVPGVTDKPASVKGEEK; this is translated from the coding sequence ATGCCAAAGTCAATTACCGGTGTTGTCTCCAGCAACAAAACCGACAAAACAATCGTTATTACGGTACGTGAGAAAAAAACTCACCCCTTGTACCGGAAGCAGTACACAACAAGCAAGAAATTTATGGCACACGATGAAAACAACGAAGCACAAGTGGGAGATACGGTTGTAGTGGTCGAGACACGACCAATTAGCCGTCGCAAACATTTTACCTTGCAGTCAATTGTCGAAAAGGCTGAAGTCAAGCACATCGAAACTGCCGTTCAAGTACCTGGCGTGACTGACAAGCCTGCAAGTGTGAAAGGCGAGGAAAAATAG
- the rpmC gene encoding 50S ribosomal protein L29 codes for MTIADIRKLSTAELTKETTKLKEEIAELRRHIYMGDNQNVRAVRNKRKDLARMLTVLSDNLVKEAK; via the coding sequence ATGACAATTGCCGATATTCGCAAGCTAAGCACCGCTGAGCTAACCAAAGAGACTACTAAGCTGAAGGAAGAAATAGCCGAACTTCGCCGCCACATATACATGGGTGACAACCAAAATGTTCGAGCCGTACGCAATAAGCGTAAAGACCTAGCCCGTATGCTGACAGTTTTAAGCGATAACCTAGTGAAGGAGGCCAAGTAA
- the rplP gene encoding 50S ribosomal protein L16 has translation MLLPKRTKFRKVRKGKIRGVATAGNYIAYGEYALQAQGHERITSRQIEASRQAMTRYIKRGGKIWIRIFPHTPVTRKPLDVKMGSGKGSPEFFVAKVRPGTIMFEMQGVTEEIAREAMRLAAHKLPVKTKFVVKEGA, from the coding sequence AGTCCGCAAAGGTAAGATTCGTGGTGTCGCAACTGCCGGCAACTATATTGCCTACGGCGAATACGCGCTTCAGGCACAAGGCCACGAACGTATTACAAGTCGCCAAATTGAAGCCAGCCGCCAGGCTATGACCCGTTATATTAAACGCGGTGGTAAAATTTGGATTCGTATTTTCCCACACACACCAGTGACTCGCAAACCACTGGACGTCAAAATGGGTAGCGGCAAAGGCTCTCCAGAGTTTTTTGTGGCCAAAGTCCGACCGGGTACGATTATGTTTGAAATGCAGGGTGTAACTGAGGAAATTGCCCGCGAAGCAATGCGACTGGCCGCCCATAAATTGCCGGTTAAGACAAAATTTGTTGTGAAGGAGGGTGCATAA